Sequence from the Acidihalobacter prosperus genome:
GCAATGCCAGGCCCATTCGAGTCTCGCGACATCCGGCAGATACGGCAGGCCGGCCGCCGCATCGAAGCGGGCGATGAAATCGGCCAGCTCGGCGCCGAAATCGCGCAAATCGCCGCTGCGGGAAGGGTGGTGCTCGCGGTAATGCGCTGCCAGCGCGGCGAAGAAGTCTTCGCCGACCAGTTGCTGCACCGCGGGATAGATGCCGGCCAGCGCCTCTGTCTGGGTGATCGCGGTATTGTTGCGGTAGACGGCAAGGCGCCGTGCCGGGTCGAGCACGCCGTCGCGCAGGCCGACCGAGCCCGCGCGCGTGGGGTCGGTGAGTGCGGCGGCAAAGGCCGCCTGGCATTCAGCCAACTTGGGCATGGCGCACCTCCGAAAGGTGGCGTTCGGCGACCGCCGCTTCGGCCTCAAGCACCGCCAGCGGCGGCAAATCGGCGTCCCATTCGATGAGCGTGGGGCGCGGCCCCAGCCGTTCGAGGGTCTCGCGATATAGCTGCCAGACTGCCTCGCACACGGGCTGGTCGTGGGTATCGATGAGTATGACCTGGCCGTCGTCAAGCATGCGCCGGGTATGGCCGGCAAGGTGGATTTCGCCCACGCGCGCGGCATCGACCGCGTTCACGAAATCGAGCGCCGAATAACCGTGGTTGCAGGCGTTGACGTAGAGATTGTTGACGTCGAGCAGAATGCCGCAGTCGGCGCGCTCGGCAACCGCGTTGACGAATGCCCACTCGCTCAGTCGCGAATCCTCGAATTCGAGATAGCTGGAGACGTTTTCGACCAAAATCCGGCGCCCCAGCGCATCCTGCAGCTGGCGGACGCGAGCGGCGACGTGATCGACGGCTTCCTCGGTGTAGGGCAGGGGCAACAGATCGTTAAAATGCTGACCGGCATGGGCGTTCCAGCACAGGTGTTCGGAAATCAGCGCCGGCTGCACGAGCCGGACGAGGCGCCGCAACCGCTCGAGATGATCGTCATCCAGCGGCGCGGCATTGCCGAGACCGAGCCCGACGCCATGCAGACTGATCGGATAGCGCTCGGCCAGCACCCGCAGATTGCGCAGCGGGCGTCCGCCGGGGCCGAAGTAGTTTTCGCTATGGGCTTCCAGCCAGGCGGCCTGCGTGCCCGCCTCGACGATTTCGCGTTCGTATTCGGCGCGCAGACCAACCCCGGCCTTCGCCGGGATCGGAGCGCCTGCGTTGGACGAGGGCGCGTTCATGCGGCGCGGCTCAGGAGCCGCTCTCCTTGTGCAGCCGGGCCTGCTTCATGTGCAGCATCCGCTCGGTCTGCATGCGTTTTTCCGGTGACATCTCCATCAGTTTGTGATGAAACGCCTGCTCGCGTTTGAGGGCGACCTTGCTGGGGTGCGTGGTGCCGCCGGCGATCATGCCGCAAACGCCCTGGGGCACGAGAATGAAGGCATTCGGATCGCGGGCATTCGGATCGGTGCCCGCGCAGGAGCCGGTGGCGGTCTTGCAGTCATTGCGGTGGGCCGCGTTGACGCCGAAGCATTTGACCATCTTCGGGCCGCTGGCGGCAAAGGCGGTATTGAAGGTGGTCAGTGCGGCGGATGCGAACACGGCGGCAACGGCCATTTTCAATACCTGTTTGTGATGCGTGCTCATGGAAGCTCCTCAAGCGGCGATGAATGGATGTCGCCGCGTGGCCGGTCCAGGCTGGGGCAGGCCACGCCGTCGACATACGCTTAGTCGCCGCCCGGGCGGTGTTCTTACAGAAAGCTGTCGAGGGCAGGGCCCCCGCGGCGGGTCTGGGGACGCGCCGGGCTGCGCCTCAGTCCAGCTCGCTCAGATAGTAGTGATGGGCGGTGCTGCAACGGCTGATGCGCAGTTCGACCGGGTGTTTGCTGATATTGAAGGCTACCCGATGGATCTCCAGCAACGGCGAACCGACGGGCAGGCCGAGCAGTCCCGCTTCGCTCTCGCCCGCGGCCACCGCGCGCAGGCGCTCGCGCGCACGCACCACGGTCACGCCGTAACGCGCCTCGTACATGTCGTAGAGCGTATTGGTGACCTCGCCGTCCTTGCCGCACTGCAGGTCGGGGAACAGCTCGCCGGGGACCGTGATGCGCTCGTATATGACCGGCCGCTCGCGGAGATGGCGGACCCGGATGATGCGCGTCACCGGCGCGCCGACCTTTAGCTCAAGCGCGTCCCGCTCGTCACGATCCGCCTTGCCGGCGAGACATTCCAGGGTACGGCTTTCGGGCAGCTGCCGCTCGCCGTTCTCCCCGACCAGCAGGAAGAACTGGAACAGCGAGCGTGCGGCGCTGTGCTTGGCGGCGAAGGTGCCCTTGCCTTGGCGCCGGTCGACCAGCCGCTCGGCCTCCATTTCGTTCAAGGCCTTGCGCAAGGTGCCCTGGCTAACGCCGTATTCCTGGGCCAGTGCGGTTTCGCTGGGCAAGGCCTGCCCGGGCGGCCACTCGCCGGCGGCGAGGCGTTCCGTGAGCAGAGCCTTGATCTGGCTGTAAAGAGGGCGGAAGTCCGGTCCGCTGGCTTGTCCCATCGGGGTTCCTGTGTGTTCTCCAACACTTGCATATCAACCGGCAGCGGCATGCTGCTGTCGGCATTTATGCGTGTCCGACCGCTCGTCGTCTCCGCGCAGTTTACGCCTTGACGGTACGAATATCACCGACTAGTCTGAATTATGTCTTATATAGGACATACTACATAAGACTTAAAACGGAGATCGGCAACGACAAGAGGAGCAGGCATGGCAACCCACTTTCTGGTGCACAACAAGGCCGACCGGGTCGGCGTGGTCGTGGTGGAGGGCGTCAAGGCCGGCCAGCCGCTGACCGGCTGGCTGCTCGAAAACGACACGACCTTGAACATCGAAGCCAAGGATGACATCCCGCTTGGACACAAAATCGCACTGGTGGACGTGAACGAGCACGACACCATCATCGAATACGAGCACGACATCGGTCGGGCCGTCGCGCGCATCGGCAAGGGGCATCACGTACACGTGCACAACATCAAGACGAAACGGTGGTAACGATGGCAAATTCCGATCTGAGCTTTATGGGTTACCGGCGTGAAAATGGCCGAGTCGGCGTCCGCAACCATGTCGTCATCCTGCCGTTGGATGATCTTTCCAACGCCGCCTGCGAGGCCGTGGCGAACAACATCAAGGGCACGATGGCGCTGCCGCACCCCTACGGACGGCTGCAGTTCGGCGCGGATCTGGAGCTACATTTCCGCACCCTGATCGGCACCGGCTCCAATCCCAACGTGGCGGCGGTGGTGGTGATCGGCATCGAGCCGGGCTGGACCCAGCGCGTGGTCGAGGGCATCCGACTGACCGGCAAGCCGGTCGAGGGTTTCGCCATCGAGGAGCATGGCGACATCAACACCATTGCGCGCGCCTCGCGCACGGCCAAGGAGATGGTGCAATGGGCGACGGAAAAACAGCGCGAGCGCTGCGGCATCGACGAGCTGTGGATATCGATGAAATGCGGCGAGTCGGACACCACCTCCGGCCTCGCCTCGAACCCGACCATGGGCAATCTGGTCGACAAGCTGGTACCGCTCGGCGCCAACATCTGTTTCGGCGAAACATCGGAGCTGACCGGCGCGGAGGAGGTCTGCGCGGCACGCGCGGTCGATGACGAGGTCAGACGCAAATTCCTCAAGACCTGGAACGACTACAACGACTTCATCAATCGCCACAAGACCGACGATCTGTCCGAATCGCAACCGACCAAGGGCAACATCGCTGGCGGTCTCTCCACCATCGAGGAAAAGGCCTTCGGCAATCTGGCCAAGATCGGCAAGAACACACCGTTCATCGACGTGCTGGAGCCCGCCGAGACGCCCGCCAAGGGACCTGGCCTGTACTTCATGGACACCTCGTCGGCGGCGGCCGAATGCATCACCCTGCAGTGCGCCGCGGGCTACGTGGTGCATCTGTTCACTACGGGTCAGGGCAACATCATCGGCAATCCGGTCGAGCCCGTTATCAAGCTCAGCGCCAATCCGCGCACGGTGCGCACCATGTCCGAACATATCGATCTCGACGTTTCCGGCATCCTGCGCCGTGAAATGAATTTGGATCAGGCCGGCGACGCCTTGATCGAGACGATGCTGCGCACCTGCAACGGGCGGTCGACCTCGGCCGAAGCCCTGGGTCATCGCGAGTTCGTGCTCACCAAGCTGTATCGGAGCGCCTGAAGCGAACGGCGCGGCAGGGGGCGGAGCCATGGCTGAAACGGACATGCTGGAGGTATCGATCTGGCGCGGCAACGAAGCCGGCGACTTCGTCGGCTATCGCGTGCCTCGGCACGACAATCAGACGGTGCTGGACGTGGTCACTCACGTTCAGCGCCACATCGATCCGAGCCTATCCTACCGCTTCGCCTGCCGAGTCGGCGTTTGCGGCTCCTGTGCGATGAGCGTCAACGGCGTACCGCGATGGACCTGTCGCACCCACGTCCGCCGCGTGGCGTCTGATCTTCGTCTGCGCATCGCGCCGTTGCGCAACCTGCCGGTGATCAAGGATCTGGCCGTGGACATGCGGCCTTTTTTCGTCAAGTGGCGGCGGGCACGGGGCTACTTCATCTCCACCGCCACGCGCGAGGACGCCTTTGCGCGCGTGCGCCCGGATTCGCCGCGGCGGCGTCAGGCCGATCAAGGCATCGAGTGCATCAACTGCGCGGTCTGTTATGCCGCCTGCGACGTGGTGGCGTGGAAACCCGATTATCTCGGGCCCGCCGCCCTCAACCGCGCCTGGACCTTGGTAAACGACGAACGCGATGAACATCGCGATCTGCATCTGCACGCCGTGGCGGCCGAAGGCGGCTGTCTGAGCTGCCACAGTCAGCAGGGCTGCCTGAAACATTGCCCGATGGGCCTGAACCCTGCTGCCGGCATTGCCGGACTCAAGCGCGCGGTGTCGGGTGCATTGCTGCGAGGCGAGTTGTGAAGACGCGCATCGACGCCTGGCTGTGGCTCGCGCAGCGTATCAGCGCAGGCCTGCTGGCGATCACCGTCACCATCCATCTGGCCACCCTGATCTACGTGGCCAACGAGACCTTCTCGGCGGCTGATGTCCTGGCGCGCACGCGCGGCAGCCTGGCCTGGCTGGCCGTGTACGGGATTTTCGTCACCGCCGCGGCCGTGCACGTGCCGATCGGGCTGCGCGACATACTCATCGAATGGACGTCGATCCGCCGCGACGGCGTCAACGTCATCGCATGGACATTCGCCTGTCTGCTGGCCGTCCTCGGATGGCGTGCGGTCTGGAACCTGTTCGCATGAGCGCCGGCACCCGATTGCGCCGGCACGCAAGCTACCGGGCGTTCATCGTGCACCGACTGTCAGGCCTGCTGCTTGGTGTGTTCCTACCCATTCATCTCTGGGTGCTGGCCAGCGTCGTCGCGTCCACGGCAGGCGGGCATGCGCCGGACTGGGCGAGCAATCCCTGGGTCCGCTTCGGCGAGGGCGGGTTGGCCCTGCTGCTGTCGATGCATTTGGCCGGCGGGCTTCGCCTGCTGGCGATCGAGTTTCTGCCCTGGCGCGATTGGCAGAAAACCGCGATTTCCGTGGCGGTGGGCGCGTCCGTGCTGGTCGCCCTGAGCTATCTCCTGAGGGCATTTTGAGCGTCGCGGACGTTTGATCCGCAAACGACTACGGTTACAGATGAAGAGAGTGCGATAGCACCGACCCTACTACCAGAAGGAGGAGTTGCGATGCAAAAGCATGGGAAGGAGAAGCACATGCGTGCCGTCAGGCTGGGGGCGGCGTTTTTGGCCGGTGCCATCGCGCTGGGCCTGAGCGGCGCATCCGGGGCAGAAACCGTCCGTTTCGCGCAGCAGTATGGCGTCGGCTACCTGCCGCTGATGGTCATGCGCCACAACCATCTGATCCAGAAATACGCCGCGCAGTCGGGCATTCACGACGTCAAGATCACCTGGTCGACCTTCGGCGGCGGCGCGGCCATGAACGCGGCGCTGCTGTCAGGCAATCTGGATTTCGCCTCCGGCGGCGTGGGCCCGCTGCTCAAGATCTGGGACAAGACCCAGGGCATCTACGACGTGCACGGCGTGGCCGCGCTCAACAGTCTGCCGAACCTGCTCAACACCACCAATCCGAACGTCCACAGCATCGCCGATTTCACCGACAAGGACCGCATCGCCCTGCCGGCGGTCAAGGTATCGATCCAGGCAATCACGCTGCAGATGGCCGCGGCTAAGGAATGGGGCGACAAGCATTACGACAAGCTCGACCATCTCACCGTCTCGATGAAGCATCCCGACGCCATGGCCGCGCTGCTCAGCGGCGGCGGCCAGATCGACGCGCATTTCACCTCGCCGCCTTATTCGGTCGAGGAATTGGCCGACCCGAAGGTGCACACCGTGCTGAGTTCGTATCAGGTGCTCGGCGGCAAGTCGACCTTCAATACCCTGTGGGCCTCGGCGAAATACCGCAAGGAGCATCCGAAGATGTTCGACGCGGTGTTCAAGGCGCTACAGGCGGCGGACCGGTTCATCAAGGCACATCCGGAGGAGGCCGCGCAAATCTACATCGAAGAGGCGCATTCCAAGCTGCCGAAAAAACTCATCGTTTCGATCATCACCAACCCCGAAAACGAATTCACCACCACGCCGAAAAACATCATGAAGTACGCCGACTTCATGTACAAAACCGGCTCCATCAAACATCTGCCCAAATCCTGGAAGGACGTGTTCTTCAAAAACGTCTGGAACGAGCCGGGCAGCTGATCCTCGGCCGTTTCGATCGAATGCCGTCGGCCGCCAAGCGACCGGCGGCACGACCCGCTAACCGAATGACGAGGGACGTATGGAAACCATGCTGGACAGGAGTGGCGATCGTGGCGGCATCGGCGGTGCGGCAATCCCGCAACCGCTGCTCAACGTGTGCGACACCACACTGCAGTACAAGACCAAGCGGCAGATCGTGACCGCCACCTACGAAGTGGACTTCCAGGTGTTCCCGGCCGACCGCTTCGTGCTGCTCGGGCCATCGGGCTGCGGCAAATCCACCTTGCTCAAGGCCGTCGGCGGCTTTCTGTCGCCCGTTTCCGGGCGCATCGAAATCAACGGCGTCGCGGTCGATCGGCCGGGACCCGACCGCATGATGGTCTTCCAGGAATTCGATCAGCTGCTGCCCTGGAAAACAGTGATCGAGAATATCGAGTTTCCGATGGTCACCAGCCACAAATACACCCCTGAGGAGGCCCGCGAACGCGCGGAAACCTTCCTCGAGAAGGTCAATCTGTCCAAATTCCGCGACGCCTATCCGCATACGCTTTCCGGCGGCATGAAACAGCGCGTCGCCATCGCGCGGGGCATGGCGATGGGGCCGGCCATCCTGTTGATGGACGAACCCTTCGCGGCGCTGGACGCGCTCACGCGCCTGAAAATGCAGCAGGAGCTGCTGCAGCTCTGGGACGAACTGCACTTCACGGTGCTGTTCGTCACCCATTCGATCCAGGAGGCCATCATCCTGGGCACGCGCATCCTGGTCCTGTCGCCGCATCCCGGCCAGGTGCGGGCGGAAATCAATGCGCATGAGTACTCGCACGAAAATCAGACTTGCGACGGATTCAAGGCGCTGCAGCAGCGCATCCACGACATGCTGTTCGCCGAAAGCGCGCACATCGCCGGCATCCGGCCGCAGAAGGGGCTGGCGCATGACGCATAAACCGGTCACCGATACGCCGCCTGTGCGCGAGGAATTCGAGCGCGAACCGCAGTCGCTGGGCGAAATCGGCGAGATTTCGCGCTCGCTGTCGTGGTGGCAGCGGGTCAAGGACATCACCATTGTGCGCCGTCTGTTCATCCTCGTGCTGCTGGCCGCGATCTGGCAGGGCTACACGATGTGGCTGCACAACCCGCTGCTGTTCCCGACCTTCAGCGCCACCATCGAGGCCTTCTGGCAGGCACTGGTATCCGGCCCGTTGCTGCTGCGCGCGTGGAATTCGGTCGCCACCCTGCTGATGGGGTACGGCCTCGGCGTGTTCATTGCGCTGATACTGACGACCACGGCCGTGCTCACGCGTTTCGGCGAGGATCTGCTGAGCACGCTGACGGCAATGCTCAGCCCGCTGCCCGCGATCGCTCTGCTGCCACTGGCGCTGATCTGGTTCGGACTGGGGCAAGGCAGCATCGTGTTCGTGCTGGTGCACGCGGTGCTCTGGGCCGTGGCCGTGAACATGCTGAGCGGCTTCGTGTCGGTGAGCGAAACCCTGCGCATGGCCGGCAAGAACTACGGCCTGCGCGGCTGGCGCTATGTGATCCGGCTGCTGATCCCGGCCGCGTTTCCGTCGATCCTGTCGGGCCTGAAGATTGGCTGGATGTTCGCCTGGCGCACCGAAATCGCAGCCGAACTGGTGTTCGGCGCCACGTCCAGCTCCGGCGGCATCGGCTGGTACATCTTCGAGAACCAGAACGAGCTGCAGACCGCGGCGGTGTTCGCCGGCCTGCTGACCGTGATTCTGATCGGCCTGCTGGTCGAGGGCATCGTGTTCAGGACCATCGAGGTGCATACGGTCCGCAAGTGGGGCATGCAGCGATGAACCTGTATCCGGCGGCCGTCGAGGAAATGGCGCGGGCGCTGTACATCCGCGCGCTCAAGCAGCTGCCGGACGACGTCAAGCAGGGCATCGAGCGCCTGCGCGCGGAAGAGGGTCACGCCGGCGCGCGGCGCGTGCTCGACACCATGATCCACAACATCGAGGTCGCGGAGGACACCCGCAATCTGCTCTGCCAGGACACCGGACTGCCGATCTACAACGTCCTGATCGGACGCGACGTGGTGTTCGACGGCGTGGACATCAAGGACGCCATCACCACCGGCTGCCGGCGCGCGACCCACGAGCATCCGCTGCGGTCGTCGGTGGTGCACCCGCTCACCCGACTCAACGACCACACCAGCACCGGCCGCCGAGTGCCGGTGATCCATTTCGACTTTGACGACGCGCCCGAACGGGTGCGCATCGAGATGATCCCCAAGGGCAGCGGCTCGGAGAACGGTTCCTGGCTGCGCATGTGCCTGCCGGCCGAGGGCGTGGATGCGATCAAGACCTTCGTGATCGACCGCGTGCTGGAAGCGGGCGGCAAGGTATGTCCGCCGACCATCGTCGGTGTCGGCATCGGCGGCACCTCGGACCTGTGCATGCATCTGGCCAAGGTCGCGGCGACGCGGCCGCTGGGCAGTACGTGCGCGGACGAGGAGGGCGCCCGCCTCGAACAGGCACTCGGTGCGGCGGTGAACGCGCTGGGTATTGGTCCGCAGGGCCTTGGCGGGGATGCCACCGCCTTTGCCGTGCACGTCGAAACGGCCGCCACGCACATCACGCTCAATCCGGTCGCGGTCAACATCCAGTGTCACTCGGCGCGACGCGCCTCCGCGACCCTGACCCCCGACGGCATTGCATTCGGATTCTGAGGAGCAGCGATATGGCCCATTTCGAGCTGAACACGCCGGTGCCCGAGGCGCAAATCAGGGCGCTGCGGCTGTGCGACACGATCTCCCTGAGCGGCAGCCTGTTCGGCATCCGCGACGCCACGCAGATCCATCTGTTCGATCGTGGTCGGGAAACCCGGTTCGACCTCGCCGGCCATGCCGTCATACATACCGCGCCCAACGTGCGCCGCGTGCCGCGTTGTCCCGAATACCCCGCTGGCTACGCGCCGGTCTGCATCGGCACCACCACCAGCGCGCGCATGGAACGATTCACGCGCCCACTGCTCGGTCAATACGGCGTACGCATGATCATCGGCAAGGGTGGCCTGCTGCGAGATTCGCTACAGGCCTTCGCCGAACTGGGCGGCGTCTACCTCGCCATCGTCGGCGGCACCGCCGCGCTGGAAACCACCTGGATCGAGGCGATCGAGGATGTCGATCTGGACGATCTCAATCCCGAAAGCCTGTGGCGATTCCGCGTACGCGACTTCGGTCCGCTGATGGTGGCCATGGACAGTCACGGCGGCAGCCTTTACGACCAGGTGCGCGACGACGCGGCGGCACGGCGCGAGGCCGCGCTGGCCACGATGGGAGTTCACACTTGAGGCGCGTGCGCACCGATGTGCTGATTCTGGGCAGCGGCGGAGCCGGTCTGTTCGCGGCCTTGCATGTACATCGCGGCGCCCCCGGCGCGCGCATCGCGGTCGCCGTCAAGGGGCTGCTCGGCAAATGCGGCTGCACGCGCATGGTGCAGGGCGGCTACAACGCGGCCCTCGCGGAGGGCGACTCCGTGTCGCGTCACTTCATGGATACGATCGAGGGCGGCAAGTGGCTCAACGACCAGGATCTGGCCTGGGCACTGGTCGCGCAGGCGCCAATCCGCCTGCGCGAGCTTGAAAACGAAATCGGCTGTTTTTTCGATCGCAATCCGGACGGCACCCTGCATCAGAAGGCCTTTGCGGGCCAGACTTTCGACCGCACGGTGCACAAGGGCGACCTGACCGGCATCGAGATCATGAATCGCCTCTCGGAGCAGGTCTGGGCGCGCGACATCGAGCGACTGGAAGAGCATCGCGCGCTGGCCTTGATCCCCGATGCCCAGGGCGACGGCATTGCCGGCGTGCTGCTCACCGACATGCGCAGCGGCGAATTCGTTTTCGTGCAGGCGCGGGCGGTGCTGCTGGCCACCGGCGGCGGCCCGACGATGTACAAATACCACACTCCCTCGGGCGACAAGAGCTGCGACGGCATGGCCATGGCCCTGCGCCTCGGGCTGCCGCTGCGCGACATGGAAATGGTGCAGTTCCATCCTACCGGACTGCTCGCCGGCCCCGGCACGCGGATGACGGGCACCGTGCTCGAAGAAGGGCTGCGCGGCGCGGGCGGCCTCCTGCTCGGCGGCGACGGCGAGCGCTTCATGCAGCGTTACGACCTGCGCGGCGAGCGTGCGACCCGCGACATCGTCAGCCGCGCGATCTATCAGGAAATCCGCAACGGCAACACCAGCCCCAACGGCGGCGTGTATCTCAGCATGGGGCACCTGGGACCGGAACAGGTGCGCCACCAGTTCCGCGGCATGGTCAAGCGCTGCACCGACTGCGGATTCGATCTGGCGGCCGGACGGGTCGAGGTCATCCCCACCGCGCACTATATGATGGGCGGCGTGGAATTCGCGGTCGACTGCACCACCGAGGTCGGCGGGCTGTTCGCGGCAGGCGAGGATACCGGCGGCGTGCATGGCGCCAACCGCCTCGGCGGCAACGGCGTGGCCAATGCGACCGTGTTCGGCGGGCTGGCCGGCGACAGCATCGCGCGCTACCTGACCACGCCCGATGCGCAGTGGCGTGCTCCCGACGAAGCGCGCCTGCGGCAGGAAAACGAGGCGGCGCGCATGCCGCTGACCTTGCCGCCGGGTGACCTCGAATCGATCCGTGAAGCGCTGTTCGAAACCATGTGGGCCGATGCCGGCATCCTGCGCCATGCCGACGGCCTTTACCGCGCACTCGATCATCTCAACGCCCTCGACAGACAACTGGCGCACACCGGCGTCGCCGGCGGCGAACCGGCCTTCAATCTGGCCTGGCATGACTGGCTCAACCTGCGCAACCTGCTGCTCGTCAGCCGCGCCATCGCCACCTCCGCGCTGGCGCGGGAAAACTCCCGCGGCGCGCATTTTCGCGAGGATTTCCCCGGGCCGGGCAGCTGGGAGCACTCGCAGTTCAACCGCATTCGCCTGCACGAAGGTGGTGGCCTGAGGGTGACCTCGGTGCCGGTCGTATTTTCGCGCGTGCAGCCTGGGCACGAACTGATCGATGAGGCCGCGGCGGCGGACGCACCGGCAGCGAAATGAGCGATATCGTAATCAGCGAATTCAT
This genomic interval carries:
- the bufB gene encoding MNIO family bufferin maturase, whose amino-acid sequence is MNAPSSNAGAPIPAKAGVGLRAEYEREIVEAGTQAAWLEAHSENYFGPGGRPLRNLRVLAERYPISLHGVGLGLGNAAPLDDDHLERLRRLVRLVQPALISEHLCWNAHAGQHFNDLLPLPYTEEAVDHVAARVRQLQDALGRRILVENVSSYLEFEDSRLSEWAFVNAVAERADCGILLDVNNLYVNACNHGYSALDFVNAVDAARVGEIHLAGHTRRMLDDGQVILIDTHDQPVCEAVWQLYRETLERLGPRPTLIEWDADLPPLAVLEAEAAVAERHLSEVRHAQVG
- a CDS encoding BufA1 family periplasmic bufferin-type metallophore — its product is MSTHHKQVLKMAVAAVFASAALTTFNTAFAASGPKMVKCFGVNAAHRNDCKTATGSCAGTDPNARDPNAFILVPQGVCGMIAGGTTHPSKVALKREQAFHHKLMEMSPEKRMQTERMLHMKQARLHKESGS
- a CDS encoding GntR family transcriptional regulator, giving the protein MGQASGPDFRPLYSQIKALLTERLAAGEWPPGQALPSETALAQEYGVSQGTLRKALNEMEAERLVDRRQGKGTFAAKHSAARSLFQFFLLVGENGERQLPESRTLECLAGKADRDERDALELKVGAPVTRIIRVRHLRERPVIYERITVPGELFPDLQCGKDGEVTNTLYDMYEARYGVTVVRARERLRAVAAGESEAGLLGLPVGSPLLEIHRVAFNISKHPVELRISRCSTAHHYYLSELD
- a CDS encoding SAF domain-containing protein — its product is MATHFLVHNKADRVGVVVVEGVKAGQPLTGWLLENDTTLNIEAKDDIPLGHKIALVDVNEHDTIIEYEHDIGRAVARIGKGHHVHVHNIKTKRW
- a CDS encoding UxaA family hydrolase; the encoded protein is MANSDLSFMGYRRENGRVGVRNHVVILPLDDLSNAACEAVANNIKGTMALPHPYGRLQFGADLELHFRTLIGTGSNPNVAAVVVIGIEPGWTQRVVEGIRLTGKPVEGFAIEEHGDINTIARASRTAKEMVQWATEKQRERCGIDELWISMKCGESDTTSGLASNPTMGNLVDKLVPLGANICFGETSELTGAEEVCAARAVDDEVRRKFLKTWNDYNDFINRHKTDDLSESQPTKGNIAGGLSTIEEKAFGNLAKIGKNTPFIDVLEPAETPAKGPGLYFMDTSSAAAECITLQCAAGYVVHLFTTGQGNIIGNPVEPVIKLSANPRTVRTMSEHIDLDVSGILRREMNLDQAGDALIETMLRTCNGRSTSAEALGHREFVLTKLYRSA
- a CDS encoding succinate dehydrogenase/fumarate reductase iron-sulfur subunit is translated as MAETDMLEVSIWRGNEAGDFVGYRVPRHDNQTVLDVVTHVQRHIDPSLSYRFACRVGVCGSCAMSVNGVPRWTCRTHVRRVASDLRLRIAPLRNLPVIKDLAVDMRPFFVKWRRARGYFISTATREDAFARVRPDSPRRRQADQGIECINCAVCYAACDVVAWKPDYLGPAALNRAWTLVNDERDEHRDLHLHAVAAEGGCLSCHSQQGCLKHCPMGLNPAAGIAGLKRAVSGALLRGEL
- a CDS encoding succinate dehydrogenase, cytochrome b556 subunit, which encodes MSAGTRLRRHASYRAFIVHRLSGLLLGVFLPIHLWVLASVVASTAGGHAPDWASNPWVRFGEGGLALLLSMHLAGGLRLLAIEFLPWRDWQKTAISVAVGASVLVALSYLLRAF
- a CDS encoding ABC transporter substrate-binding protein, whose translation is MQKHGKEKHMRAVRLGAAFLAGAIALGLSGASGAETVRFAQQYGVGYLPLMVMRHNHLIQKYAAQSGIHDVKITWSTFGGGAAMNAALLSGNLDFASGGVGPLLKIWDKTQGIYDVHGVAALNSLPNLLNTTNPNVHSIADFTDKDRIALPAVKVSIQAITLQMAAAKEWGDKHYDKLDHLTVSMKHPDAMAALLSGGGQIDAHFTSPPYSVEELADPKVHTVLSSYQVLGGKSTFNTLWASAKYRKEHPKMFDAVFKALQAADRFIKAHPEEAAQIYIEEAHSKLPKKLIVSIITNPENEFTTTPKNIMKYADFMYKTGSIKHLPKSWKDVFFKNVWNEPGS
- a CDS encoding ABC transporter ATP-binding protein translates to METMLDRSGDRGGIGGAAIPQPLLNVCDTTLQYKTKRQIVTATYEVDFQVFPADRFVLLGPSGCGKSTLLKAVGGFLSPVSGRIEINGVAVDRPGPDRMMVFQEFDQLLPWKTVIENIEFPMVTSHKYTPEEARERAETFLEKVNLSKFRDAYPHTLSGGMKQRVAIARGMAMGPAILLMDEPFAALDALTRLKMQQELLQLWDELHFTVLFVTHSIQEAIILGTRILVLSPHPGQVRAEINAHEYSHENQTCDGFKALQQRIHDMLFAESAHIAGIRPQKGLAHDA
- a CDS encoding ABC transporter permease is translated as MTHKPVTDTPPVREEFEREPQSLGEIGEISRSLSWWQRVKDITIVRRLFILVLLAAIWQGYTMWLHNPLLFPTFSATIEAFWQALVSGPLLLRAWNSVATLLMGYGLGVFIALILTTTAVLTRFGEDLLSTLTAMLSPLPAIALLPLALIWFGLGQGSIVFVLVHAVLWAVAVNMLSGFVSVSETLRMAGKNYGLRGWRYVIRLLIPAAFPSILSGLKIGWMFAWRTEIAAELVFGATSSSGGIGWYIFENQNELQTAAVFAGLLTVILIGLLVEGIVFRTIEVHTVRKWGMQR
- a CDS encoding fumarate hydratase, translating into MNLYPAAVEEMARALYIRALKQLPDDVKQGIERLRAEEGHAGARRVLDTMIHNIEVAEDTRNLLCQDTGLPIYNVLIGRDVVFDGVDIKDAITTGCRRATHEHPLRSSVVHPLTRLNDHTSTGRRVPVIHFDFDDAPERVRIEMIPKGSGSENGSWLRMCLPAEGVDAIKTFVIDRVLEAGGKVCPPTIVGVGIGGTSDLCMHLAKVAATRPLGSTCADEEGARLEQALGAAVNALGIGPQGLGGDATAFAVHVETAATHITLNPVAVNIQCHSARRASATLTPDGIAFGF
- a CDS encoding fumarate hydratase C-terminal domain-containing protein; this translates as MAHFELNTPVPEAQIRALRLCDTISLSGSLFGIRDATQIHLFDRGRETRFDLAGHAVIHTAPNVRRVPRCPEYPAGYAPVCIGTTTSARMERFTRPLLGQYGVRMIIGKGGLLRDSLQAFAELGGVYLAIVGGTAALETTWIEAIEDVDLDDLNPESLWRFRVRDFGPLMVAMDSHGGSLYDQVRDDAAARREAALATMGVHT